A genome region from Stenotrophomonas maltophilia includes the following:
- a CDS encoding DUF924 family protein, with protein sequence MDVAAQVVEFWKEAGPAKWFARDDAFDAQFRQLFLDEHFAAAARAREHWLGSAEGALALMLLLDQFPRNCFRGTAHSYATDGLARHYAMRAIEEGLDLQLVPKLRAFIYLPFEHSEDPLDQDRSVAMFDVLGDKEYLQYAELHRDIIRRFGRFPHRNAVLGRLPTAEELDYLAEGGFAG encoded by the coding sequence ATGGACGTTGCCGCGCAAGTGGTGGAATTCTGGAAAGAAGCGGGCCCTGCGAAGTGGTTCGCCCGCGACGATGCGTTCGACGCGCAGTTCCGCCAGTTGTTTCTGGATGAGCATTTCGCCGCGGCCGCGCGCGCGCGCGAGCATTGGCTGGGCAGCGCCGAAGGGGCGCTGGCGCTGATGCTGCTGCTGGACCAGTTCCCGCGCAACTGCTTCCGTGGAACCGCCCATTCCTACGCCACCGATGGCCTGGCCCGGCACTACGCCATGCGCGCCATCGAGGAAGGTCTGGACCTGCAGCTGGTCCCGAAGCTGCGCGCCTTCATCTACCTGCCGTTCGAGCACTCCGAGGATCCGCTGGACCAGGACCGTTCGGTGGCGATGTTCGACGTGCTGGGTGACAAGGAATACCTGCAGTACGCCGAATTGCACCGCGACATCATCCGCCGCTTCGGTCGTTTCCCGCATCGCAATGCCGTGCTCGGTCGCTTGCCCACGGCGGAAGAGCTGGA
- a CDS encoding AMP nucleosidase, with amino-acid sequence MKSKQEIVDNWLPRYTGVPLDQFGQHILLTNFGGYLHTFSELTGAPVIGLDRPMASATIDGITMINFGMGSPNAAIIMDLLSAVMPKAVLFLGKCGGLKRKNQLGDLVLPIAAIRGEGTSGDYLPPEVPALPAFALQRAVSTMIRDLGHDYWTGTVYTTNRRVWEHDEAFKERLRAMRCMAIDMETATVFAAGFANHIPSGALLLVSDQPMIPDGVKTEASDAKVSSQFVENHIQIGIEALKLIRRNGKSVRHLRFDE; translated from the coding sequence ATGAAGAGCAAGCAGGAAATCGTCGACAACTGGCTGCCCCGGTATACCGGCGTGCCCCTGGACCAGTTCGGCCAGCACATCCTGCTGACCAACTTCGGTGGCTACCTGCACACCTTTTCCGAGCTGACCGGTGCGCCCGTCATCGGCCTGGACCGGCCGATGGCCAGCGCCACGATCGACGGCATCACCATGATCAACTTCGGCATGGGCAGCCCCAATGCCGCGATCATCATGGACCTGCTGTCGGCAGTGATGCCCAAGGCGGTGCTGTTCCTGGGCAAGTGCGGTGGCCTCAAGCGCAAGAACCAGCTGGGTGACCTGGTGCTGCCGATCGCCGCGATCCGTGGCGAGGGCACCTCGGGCGATTACCTGCCGCCGGAAGTACCGGCGTTGCCGGCATTCGCGCTGCAGCGTGCGGTCTCGACCATGATCCGCGACCTCGGCCACGACTACTGGACGGGTACCGTCTACACCACCAATCGCCGGGTCTGGGAGCACGACGAGGCCTTCAAGGAGCGGCTGCGGGCGATGCGCTGCATGGCCATCGACATGGAAACGGCCACGGTGTTCGCCGCCGGCTTCGCCAACCACATCCCCAGCGGCGCGCTGCTGCTGGTCTCGGACCAGCCGATGATCCCCGACGGGGTCAAGACCGAGGCGTCCGATGCCAAGGTCAGCTCCCAGTTCGTGGAAAACCATATCCAGATCGGTATCGAGGCGCTTAAGCTTATCCGGCGCAACGGCAAGTCGGTCCGCCACCTGCGCTTCGACGAATGA
- a CDS encoding amidohydrolase, producing the protein MGASRFVADPYPSTYQAHPDAPVLIQNATVLTGTGQRLDNADVLLRDGRIVAVGRQLQADAGVTRIDAQGKWVTPGLIDVHSHLGVYPSPGVGAHSDGNEITAPVTANVWAEHSVWPQDPGFATALAGGVTSMQVLPGSANLVGGRGVTLKNVPAITYQAMKFPGAPWGLKMACGENPKRVYGEGKGVAPATRMGNVASYRAAFIDAADYIAKNKPKPAKRKGWFGSDKGDSAGDAGGKRDLKLDTLAGAIEGDIRVHIHCYRADEMATMLDLAKEFGFKVAAFHHGVEAYKLADRLAADGVCGALWADWWGFKMEAFDGIQENIALVDRPKNSCAIVHSDSPEGIQRLNQEAAKVMASARRARMPEITPEHAITWMTANAAKALGIEGQTGTLEAGKMADVVVWNGNPFSSYALAEQVFIDGRRLYDRGAPASTPRSDFQLGQEVR; encoded by the coding sequence ATGGGCGCCTCGCGCTTCGTCGCCGATCCCTACCCCAGCACCTACCAGGCCCATCCTGATGCGCCGGTGCTGATCCAGAACGCCACGGTGCTGACCGGTACCGGCCAGCGCCTGGACAACGCCGACGTACTGCTGCGCGACGGCCGCATTGTCGCCGTTGGCCGCCAGCTGCAGGCCGATGCGGGCGTCACCCGCATTGATGCACAGGGCAAGTGGGTCACCCCCGGCCTGATCGACGTGCATTCGCACCTGGGTGTCTACCCCAGCCCGGGCGTTGGCGCGCACAGCGACGGCAACGAGATCACCGCGCCAGTCACCGCCAACGTCTGGGCCGAGCACTCTGTGTGGCCGCAGGATCCGGGCTTCGCCACGGCGCTGGCCGGCGGCGTGACCAGCATGCAGGTGCTGCCCGGCTCGGCCAACCTGGTCGGCGGGCGCGGCGTGACCCTGAAGAACGTCCCGGCCATCACCTACCAGGCGATGAAGTTCCCCGGCGCACCGTGGGGCCTGAAGATGGCCTGCGGCGAGAACCCCAAGCGGGTCTACGGCGAAGGCAAGGGCGTAGCCCCGGCCACGCGCATGGGCAACGTGGCCAGCTACCGTGCTGCCTTCATCGATGCCGCCGACTACATCGCCAAGAACAAGCCCAAGCCGGCCAAGCGCAAGGGCTGGTTCGGCAGCGACAAGGGCGACAGCGCCGGTGATGCCGGCGGCAAGCGCGATCTCAAGCTGGACACGCTGGCCGGCGCCATCGAAGGCGACATCCGCGTGCACATCCACTGCTACCGCGCCGACGAAATGGCCACCATGCTCGACCTGGCCAAGGAATTCGGCTTCAAGGTGGCCGCCTTCCACCACGGCGTGGAGGCCTACAAGCTGGCCGACCGGCTGGCCGCCGACGGCGTCTGCGGCGCACTATGGGCCGACTGGTGGGGCTTCAAGATGGAAGCCTTCGACGGCATCCAGGAGAACATCGCGCTGGTCGACCGCCCGAAGAACAGCTGCGCCATCGTCCATTCCGATTCTCCCGAGGGCATCCAGCGCCTGAACCAGGAAGCGGCCAAGGTGATGGCGTCCGCGCGCCGCGCGCGCATGCCGGAGATCACGCCCGAACACGCCATCACCTGGATGACCGCCAACGCCGCCAAGGCACTGGGCATCGAAGGCCAGACCGGCACCCTGGAGGCCGGCAAGATGGCCGACGTGGTGGTGTGGAACGGCAACCCCTTCAGTTCCTACGCGCTGGCCGAGCAGGTCTTCATTGATGGCCGCCGGCTGTACGACCGTGGCGCGCCAGCGAGCACGCCGCGTTCCGATTTCCAGCTTGGCCAGGAGGTGCGCTGA
- a CDS encoding amidohydrolase family protein, which yields MGALNKRRRAWPGATVVALLLLATTASAQDLLVRNATVHTASARGSLQNTDVLVQGGIIRAVGPGLSAPAGAIVVEANERPLTPALFGGITETGIEEVSGESSTVDSSLKLGEQPLRPEFDVTLAYNPASVLIPVTRLEGFGFTALGAATGGGFVAGQGGVMRLDGSVDPIGPRALFLRLGSAASELTGHSRAAQWMLLQQMVDEARGQVAADSPHALLTPAGRRTLSRYLAGQGRIVVEVDRASDIRQLLRWAAREKVKIAIAGAGEAWQVAPELAAAQVPVFVDVLANLPASFDQIGATLENAARLQRAGVPVSFVQRGDATHNARKMRQLAGNAVANGLPWADGLAGLTRVPAQAFGVADQIGSIEPGKRADLVLWEGDPLDVAHYAEQVWLGGRAMPMRSRQTDLRDRYLQRNAQP from the coding sequence ATGGGCGCGTTGAACAAGCGTCGTCGGGCATGGCCCGGCGCGACCGTGGTGGCATTGCTGTTGCTGGCAACCACGGCATCGGCACAGGACCTGCTGGTGCGCAACGCAACGGTGCACACGGCCAGCGCACGCGGCAGCCTGCAGAACACCGATGTGCTGGTCCAGGGTGGCATCATCCGTGCGGTCGGCCCCGGCCTGTCCGCGCCGGCCGGGGCGATCGTTGTCGAAGCCAATGAGCGGCCGCTGACCCCCGCCCTGTTCGGTGGCATCACCGAGACCGGCATCGAAGAGGTCTCGGGTGAATCGAGCACGGTGGACAGTTCGCTGAAGCTCGGCGAGCAGCCGCTGCGCCCGGAATTCGACGTCACCCTGGCCTACAACCCGGCCTCGGTGTTGATCCCGGTGACGCGGCTGGAGGGCTTCGGCTTCACCGCACTCGGCGCCGCCACCGGTGGCGGCTTCGTGGCCGGCCAGGGCGGCGTGATGCGGCTGGATGGCAGCGTCGACCCGATCGGTCCGCGCGCGCTGTTCCTGCGCCTGGGCTCGGCGGCATCGGAGCTGACCGGGCATTCGCGCGCCGCGCAATGGATGCTGCTGCAGCAGATGGTCGACGAAGCACGCGGCCAGGTGGCTGCGGATTCGCCGCACGCGCTGTTGACCCCGGCCGGCCGCCGCACGCTCAGCCGCTACCTGGCCGGCCAGGGCCGCATCGTGGTGGAGGTCGATCGTGCCTCGGACATCCGCCAGCTGCTGCGCTGGGCCGCGCGCGAGAAGGTGAAGATCGCGATCGCCGGTGCCGGCGAAGCCTGGCAGGTCGCGCCGGAGCTGGCCGCCGCACAGGTGCCGGTGTTCGTTGACGTGCTGGCCAACCTGCCGGCCAGCTTCGACCAGATCGGCGCCACCCTGGAAAACGCCGCGCGCCTGCAACGTGCCGGCGTGCCGGTGTCGTTCGTGCAGCGCGGCGACGCCACCCACAACGCGCGCAAGATGCGCCAGCTGGCCGGCAATGCAGTGGCCAACGGCCTGCCCTGGGCCGACGGCCTGGCCGGGCTGACCCGGGTGCCGGCACAGGCGTTCGGCGTGGCCGATCAGATCGGCAGCATCGAGCCGGGCAAGCGCGCCGACCTGGTGCTGTGGGAGGGCGACCCGCTGGACGTGGCGCACTATGCCGAACAGGTCTGGCTGGGCGGCCGTGCAATGCCGATGCGCTCGCGCCAGACTGACCTGCGTGACCGCTACCTGCAGCGCAACGCGCAGCCCTGA
- a CDS encoding 2-hydroxychromene-2-carboxylate isomerase yields MATLRWYFDFVSPYSYLHWQKLKRLPQVGQIQPVPIAFGAVLHHLGNLGPAEIPAKRRFAYRHLQWTAQAEGTPMRFPPGHPFNPLSALRLCLAVGASAQAVDVLFDWIWRDGHAGDSAEALREPGAQLGIEDVASAITAPAVKEQLRRNTEAAIAAGVFGVPTLAIGDELFWGNDAHPLMAAVLADPTLLQQPEWQRLDSLPMAVQRNR; encoded by the coding sequence ATGGCCACGCTGCGCTGGTATTTCGACTTCGTCTCACCCTATTCCTACCTGCACTGGCAGAAGCTGAAGCGGCTGCCGCAGGTCGGCCAAATCCAGCCGGTGCCGATCGCCTTCGGTGCGGTGCTGCATCACCTGGGCAACCTGGGCCCGGCGGAAATCCCCGCCAAGCGCCGCTTCGCCTACCGCCACCTGCAGTGGACCGCGCAGGCCGAGGGCACCCCGATGCGCTTCCCGCCCGGCCATCCGTTCAATCCGTTGTCGGCGCTGCGCCTGTGCCTGGCCGTCGGAGCCAGCGCACAGGCGGTGGACGTGCTGTTCGACTGGATCTGGCGCGACGGCCATGCCGGTGACAGCGCCGAGGCCCTGCGCGAACCGGGTGCGCAGCTGGGCATCGAGGATGTCGCCAGCGCCATCACCGCCCCGGCGGTCAAGGAACAGTTGCGGCGCAACACGGAGGCCGCGATCGCGGCCGGCGTGTTCGGGGTACCCACCCTGGCCATCGGCGACGAACTGTTCTGGGGCAACGACGCACATCCGCTGATGGCCGCGGTGCTGGCCGATCCCACCCTGCTGCAGCAGCCTGAATGGCAACGCCTCGACAGCCTGCCGATGGCGGTACAACGCAATCGCTGA
- a CDS encoding DegV family protein, which yields MRIGIVVDSACDLPQDFIAEHNIVLLPITVRIGEAVLADHRDEQATLSFLHAHVAEHGAEAETIPFSVNQIRDLFLQQLVIDYDHVFCMTITKTRSPIHDNALQASFAILNDYKPVRQAAGYNSPFALRVLDTQNLFAAQAVTAVEAVRLRESNASVQQIRERLEELAGNVHGYMVTRDLYYMRARARHKGDRSVGLLSAALGSALDIKPVLHGYRGETGPVAKIKGFDNAVQKLFAVVGQRVRAGLMTPTVCVSYGGELDELRTLPGYAQLKEVCATHGVAVYESVMSLTGMVNVGKGAVTVGFADGPHRFE from the coding sequence ATGCGCATCGGAATCGTCGTCGACTCGGCCTGCGACCTGCCGCAGGACTTCATTGCCGAGCACAACATCGTGCTGCTGCCGATCACCGTCCGCATCGGCGAAGCCGTGCTGGCCGATCACCGCGATGAGCAGGCCACGCTGAGCTTCCTGCACGCGCACGTGGCCGAACACGGCGCCGAGGCGGAAACCATTCCCTTCAGTGTCAACCAGATCCGCGACCTGTTCCTGCAGCAGCTGGTGATCGATTACGACCACGTGTTCTGCATGACCATCACCAAGACCCGCAGCCCGATCCATGACAACGCGCTGCAGGCCAGCTTCGCCATCCTCAACGACTACAAGCCGGTGCGCCAGGCGGCAGGCTACAACTCACCGTTCGCGCTGCGCGTGCTCGATACCCAGAACCTGTTCGCTGCCCAGGCGGTGACCGCGGTGGAAGCGGTGCGCCTGCGCGAGAGCAACGCCAGCGTGCAGCAGATCCGCGAACGGCTGGAGGAACTGGCTGGCAACGTGCACGGCTACATGGTGACCCGTGACCTGTATTACATGCGTGCGCGTGCACGGCACAAGGGCGACCGCAGTGTCGGCCTGCTCAGCGCGGCGCTGGGCAGCGCACTGGACATCAAGCCGGTGCTGCACGGCTATCGCGGCGAAACCGGGCCGGTCGCCAAGATCAAGGGCTTCGACAACGCGGTGCAGAAGCTGTTCGCGGTGGTCGGCCAGCGCGTGCGTGCCGGGCTGATGACACCAACGGTGTGCGTCAGTTACGGCGGTGAGCTGGACGAGCTGCGTACCCTGCCCGGCTACGCCCAGTTGAAGGAGGTCTGCGCCACCCATGGCGTGGCCGTGTACGAATCGGTGATGAGCCTGACCGGCATGGTCAATGTCGGCAAGGGCGCGGTCACCGTGGGCTTTGCCGATGGGCCACATCGGTTTGAATGA
- a CDS encoding DUF3916 domain-containing protein gives MRNRDAITRLGTRGEKKLRDAPRRLRDLQHWADCFSGAFPSSEELGSQARYWNYKVPTRAGLIEGPATTLRIQRACAQSLISACANLIQSRPASQATVRVTCCIAQPGMFSSEICLYLDETYFQGHVASTADGQVTAITSRSLSAEWQLVLPQGVEERGVQVSIPPTDHDDGLEQEYWFYGEVADRRW, from the coding sequence ATGAGAAACAGAGATGCGATCACCCGGCTGGGTACGCGCGGCGAGAAGAAGCTGCGCGATGCCCCACGCCGACTACGCGACCTGCAGCATTGGGCTGACTGCTTCAGTGGTGCGTTCCCCTCGTCAGAGGAGTTGGGCAGTCAAGCTCGCTACTGGAACTACAAGGTTCCAACCCGAGCCGGTCTGATCGAAGGCCCGGCCACCACCCTGAGAATCCAGCGTGCCTGCGCCCAATCGCTCATCAGCGCCTGCGCAAATCTGATCCAGTCGCGGCCCGCTTCACAGGCTACTGTGCGGGTAACCTGCTGCATCGCCCAGCCGGGGATGTTCTCCAGCGAGATTTGCCTTTACCTGGACGAAACGTACTTCCAGGGCCACGTCGCCTCGACAGCGGATGGTCAGGTCACCGCCATCACCTCGCGCAGCCTTTCCGCCGAATGGCAGCTCGTCCTACCCCAGGGCGTTGAGGAGCGAGGTGTGCAGGTCAGCATTCCTCCCACCGACCACGATGACGGTCTGGAACAGGAATACTGGTTCTACGGCGAGGTCGCCGACAGGCGTTGGTGA
- a CDS encoding GGDEF domain-containing protein — translation MPVVLALLYVLCHGLVLAMWPGPVGAGSFVFLTAAPLLAAAACLWRARRDKAALGWRATAAALLLWAGGMAFNMIDALGAGRADFTPRASLFLYVLYGVPLVFILARARRERVSISLIDAAMAALLGVLFFVHAQSFAARVDIDDHALSNMQRMFDIQNLCIAVFAVVRWLAGDVPERRTFFRALAMYAVTYLLVAYYINHYTSGDAFGAYADLLIDLPFLLLALLALSQAPARVLAPHPRMARTVQAAGPMILPLLLLVVGTLVVDHARPLAVSGFVVATLGFGLRSILLQVDLMERQASLDQLARQDGLTGVANRREFDALLLAEWNRARRSGTELGLLLLDIDHFKAFNDRHGHPAGDRCLQAVAAVLKASAGRAGDRVARYGGEEFAVIVPGSALSGVLALAERLREAVAALPLPEGSVSISIGVGYLHPPAMASADQLLADADAGLYAAKRAGRNQVVLHAHVLDDEGNAHGTMDC, via the coding sequence ATGCCGGTAGTGCTGGCGCTGCTGTATGTGCTGTGCCATGGCCTGGTCCTGGCCATGTGGCCGGGGCCGGTCGGTGCGGGTTCCTTCGTGTTCCTGACCGCCGCCCCGCTGCTGGCAGCCGCCGCCTGCCTGTGGCGGGCGCGCCGCGACAAGGCGGCGCTCGGCTGGCGCGCCACGGCAGCGGCGCTGCTGCTGTGGGCCGGCGGCATGGCCTTCAACATGATCGACGCCCTGGGCGCCGGGCGTGCCGATTTCACCCCGCGCGCAAGCCTGTTCCTTTACGTGCTTTACGGTGTGCCCCTGGTGTTCATCCTGGCCCGGGCGCGCCGGGAACGGGTCAGCATCAGCCTGATCGATGCGGCGATGGCGGCGCTGCTGGGCGTGCTGTTCTTCGTGCACGCGCAGTCGTTTGCCGCCCGCGTTGACATCGACGACCACGCGCTGTCCAACATGCAACGCATGTTCGATATCCAGAACCTGTGCATCGCTGTGTTCGCGGTGGTGCGCTGGCTGGCCGGCGACGTTCCCGAGCGGCGCACCTTTTTCCGCGCGCTGGCGATGTATGCGGTGACCTACCTGTTGGTGGCGTACTACATCAACCACTACACCTCCGGCGATGCGTTCGGTGCCTATGCCGACCTGCTGATCGATCTGCCGTTCCTGCTGCTGGCGCTGCTCGCGCTCAGCCAGGCACCGGCGCGGGTCCTGGCGCCGCATCCGCGGATGGCGCGCACGGTGCAGGCGGCGGGTCCGATGATCCTGCCGCTGCTGCTGCTGGTGGTAGGCACGCTGGTGGTCGACCACGCCCGGCCCCTGGCCGTGAGCGGGTTCGTGGTGGCGACGCTGGGGTTCGGCCTGCGCAGCATCCTGCTGCAGGTGGACCTGATGGAACGGCAGGCCTCGCTGGATCAGTTGGCGCGCCAGGATGGCCTGACCGGCGTGGCCAACCGGCGCGAGTTCGACGCGCTGCTGCTGGCCGAGTGGAACCGCGCACGGCGCAGTGGCACCGAACTGGGCCTGTTGCTGCTGGATATCGATCATTTCAAGGCCTTCAACGACCGCCACGGCCATCCCGCCGGCGACCGCTGCCTGCAGGCCGTGGCAGCGGTCCTGAAGGCGAGTGCTGGCCGCGCCGGTGACCGTGTTGCGCGCTACGGCGGCGAGGAATTCGCGGTGATCGTGCCCGGAAGTGCGCTGTCGGGCGTGCTGGCACTGGCCGAACGCCTGCGCGAGGCGGTGGCGGCGCTGCCGCTGCCGGAAGGGTCGGTCAGCATCAGCATCGGCGTGGGCTATTTGCATCCGCCAGCGATGGCCAGCGCCGACCAACTGCTGGCCGATGCCGATGCCGGCCTGTATGCCGCCAAGCGGGCCGGCCGCAACCAGGTGGTCCTGCATGCGCACGTGCTGGATGACGAGGGCAACGCGCACGGAACCATGGATTGCTGA
- the fghA gene encoding S-formylglutathione hydrolase yields MERIEHRACFGGWQDVYRHRSSTLGCDMQFAVYLPPQAATQKLPVLYWLSGLTCTEQNFITKAGAQNYAAEHGVIIVAPDTSPRGDDVADAEGYDLGKGAGFYLNATRAPWAKHYRMHDYVAQELPALIEANFPATDARGISGHSMGGHGALVTALRNPGRYRSVSAFSPIVAPSHVPWGQKAFTAYLGDNPADWAQWDACALLATACERLPLLVDQGEADEFLQAQLQPQRLQEACAAAGHPLTLRLQPGYDHSYYFIASFIGEHIAHHARALKC; encoded by the coding sequence ATGGAACGCATTGAACATCGCGCCTGTTTCGGCGGCTGGCAGGACGTCTACCGCCATCGTTCGTCCACGCTGGGCTGCGACATGCAGTTCGCCGTGTACCTGCCGCCGCAGGCGGCCACTCAGAAGCTGCCGGTGCTGTACTGGCTGAGCGGGCTGACCTGCACCGAGCAGAATTTCATCACCAAGGCCGGCGCGCAGAACTATGCAGCCGAGCACGGCGTAATCATCGTCGCGCCGGATACCAGCCCGCGCGGTGATGACGTGGCCGATGCCGAGGGCTATGACCTGGGCAAGGGGGCGGGGTTCTACCTCAACGCCACCCGTGCACCGTGGGCGAAGCACTACCGCATGCACGACTATGTGGCTCAGGAGCTGCCGGCGCTTATCGAGGCGAACTTCCCGGCCACCGATGCGCGTGGCATCAGCGGCCACTCGATGGGTGGCCATGGTGCGCTGGTGACCGCGCTGCGCAACCCGGGGCGCTACCGCAGTGTGTCGGCGTTCTCGCCGATCGTCGCGCCCAGCCACGTGCCGTGGGGGCAGAAGGCGTTCACCGCCTACCTGGGCGACAACCCGGCCGACTGGGCGCAGTGGGACGCGTGTGCGCTGCTGGCGACGGCCTGCGAGCGCCTGCCGTTGCTGGTCGACCAGGGCGAGGCGGACGAGTTCCTGCAGGCCCAGCTGCAGCCGCAGCGCCTGCAGGAGGCCTGCGCGGCCGCCGGCCATCCGCTGACCCTGCGCCTGCAGCCGGGCTACGACCACAGTTACTACTTCATTGCCAGCTTCATTGGGGAGCACATCGCCCACCACGCCCGCGCGCTGAAGTGCTGA
- a CDS encoding YqcC family protein yields MGWLDALRRPRAEDPRAALVDPIEQALRALGWVEGVVGPPRAVTSAFGSDDGMSFEHWLAQVFLPRLHEARADGQWPPRSDVAVAAYRNLGGQPGVEPLLRLLSQLDELINTRGG; encoded by the coding sequence GTGGGCTGGCTGGATGCCCTGCGCCGGCCGCGTGCGGAAGACCCGCGCGCGGCCCTGGTTGATCCGATCGAGCAGGCGCTGCGCGCGCTGGGTTGGGTCGAAGGCGTCGTGGGGCCACCGCGTGCGGTGACTTCGGCCTTCGGCAGCGACGATGGCATGTCGTTCGAGCACTGGCTGGCGCAGGTGTTCCTGCCGCGCCTGCACGAAGCCCGCGCCGATGGCCAATGGCCACCGCGCAGTGACGTAGCGGTCGCGGCGTACCGCAACCTGGGCGGCCAGCCTGGTGTCGAACCGCTGCTGCGCCTGCTGTCGCAGCTGGATGAATTGATCAACACACGTGGCGGCTGA
- a CDS encoding S-(hydroxymethyl)glutathione dehydrogenase/class III alcohol dehydrogenase, producing MKSRAAVAFGPGQPLQIVEIDVAPPKKGEVLVKITHTGVCHTDAFTLSGDDPEGLFPVVLGHEGAGIVVDVGEGVTSVKPGDHVIPLYTAECGECLFCKSGKTNLCVSVRATQGKGVMPDGTSRFSYNGEPLYHYMGCSTFSEYTVVAEVSLAKINPDANPEHVCLLGCGVTTGIGAVHNTAKVQEGDSVAVFGLGGIGLAVIQGARQAKAGRIIAVDTNPSKFELAREFGATDCINPKDFDKPIQQVIVEMTTWGVDHSFECIGNVNVMRAALECAHRGWGQSVVIGVAGSGQEISTRPFQLVTGRKWMGTAFGGVKGRSQLPGMVEDAMKGDIELAPFVTHTMDLDKINDAFDLMHEGKSIRSVVHY from the coding sequence ATGAAGTCCCGTGCCGCCGTCGCCTTTGGTCCCGGCCAGCCGCTGCAGATCGTCGAGATCGACGTCGCCCCGCCGAAGAAGGGCGAAGTGCTGGTGAAGATCACCCACACCGGTGTCTGCCACACCGATGCGTTCACCCTGTCCGGCGATGACCCGGAAGGCCTGTTCCCGGTGGTATTGGGCCATGAAGGCGCCGGCATCGTGGTGGACGTGGGCGAGGGCGTGACCAGCGTCAAGCCGGGCGACCACGTGATTCCGTTGTACACCGCCGAGTGCGGCGAGTGCCTGTTCTGCAAGAGCGGCAAGACCAACCTCTGCGTGTCGGTGCGCGCGACCCAGGGCAAGGGCGTGATGCCCGATGGCACCAGCCGCTTCAGCTACAACGGTGAGCCGCTGTACCACTACATGGGCTGCTCGACCTTCAGCGAGTACACCGTGGTGGCTGAAGTATCGCTGGCGAAGATCAACCCGGACGCCAACCCGGAACACGTGTGCCTGCTTGGCTGCGGTGTCACCACCGGCATCGGCGCGGTGCACAACACCGCCAAGGTGCAGGAAGGCGACAGCGTGGCGGTGTTCGGCCTCGGTGGCATCGGCCTGGCGGTGATCCAGGGCGCGCGCCAGGCCAAGGCCGGCCGCATCATCGCGGTGGACACCAACCCGTCCAAGTTCGAGCTGGCGCGCGAGTTCGGTGCCACCGACTGCATCAACCCGAAGGACTTCGACAAGCCGATCCAGCAGGTCATCGTTGAAATGACCACCTGGGGCGTGGACCACAGCTTCGAGTGCATCGGCAACGTCAACGTGATGCGCGCGGCGTTGGAATGCGCGCACCGTGGCTGGGGCCAGAGCGTGGTGATCGGCGTGGCCGGTTCGGGCCAGGAGATCTCCACCCGTCCGTTCCAGCTGGTGACCGGCCGCAAGTGGATGGGCACCGCCTTCGGTGGCGTGAAGGGCCGCAGCCAGCTGCCGGGCATGGTCGAGGACGCGATGAAGGGCGACATCGAACTGGCCCCGTTCGTCACCCACACCATGGACCTGGACAAGATCAACGACGCCTTCGACCTGATGCATGAAGGCAAGTCGATCCGTTCGGTGGTCCACTACTGA
- the frmR gene encoding formaldehyde-responsive transcriptional repressor FrmR translates to MPHSPEEKKKVLARVRRIRGQCDALDRALEAGADCGPVLQQIAAIRGAVNGLMSEVMEAHLREEFGQPAASDEQRAERVRDMSALIRSYLK, encoded by the coding sequence ATGCCGCACTCCCCCGAAGAGAAGAAGAAGGTCCTGGCCCGCGTGCGCCGCATCCGTGGCCAGTGCGATGCGCTGGACCGCGCGCTGGAAGCCGGCGCCGACTGCGGGCCGGTGTTGCAGCAGATCGCTGCCATCCGTGGCGCCGTCAACGGCCTGATGTCCGAGGTAATGGAGGCCCATCTGCGCGAGGAGTTCGGCCAGCCCGCGGCCTCCGATGAACAACGCGCCGAACGCGTGCGCGACATGAGCGCGTTGATCCGCTCGTACTTGAAATAA